In Sporichthya polymorpha DSM 43042, a genomic segment contains:
- a CDS encoding SDR family NAD(P)-dependent oxidoreductase — MHDLTGRTVVVTGGNSGIGLSLAAGAARAGADVAIWGRNKSRNAGAAAMLAVHGRRVLPVRCDVGDEGEVAAAMRQTLAEFGRLDCFFANAGIHAAAPIQDMTFADWREVMRVNLDGAFLTTREAARVFIEQGTGGSMVVVSSTISRYGGAGQASYAASKTALLGLGRTLAVELARHRVRCNILIPGWTRTPLNAQAQASEKFLAATTARTPVRRWADPEEFEAVAPFLADPSLTFHTGNEIVVDGGYTIF, encoded by the coding sequence GTGCACGATCTGACCGGCCGGACCGTCGTCGTCACCGGCGGCAACTCCGGCATCGGGCTCTCCCTCGCGGCCGGGGCGGCGCGGGCGGGCGCGGACGTCGCGATCTGGGGCCGCAACAAGTCCCGCAACGCCGGCGCCGCGGCCATGCTCGCCGTGCACGGTCGCCGGGTGCTGCCGGTCCGCTGCGACGTCGGTGACGAGGGCGAGGTCGCGGCCGCGATGCGCCAGACGCTGGCCGAGTTCGGCCGCCTCGACTGCTTCTTCGCCAACGCCGGCATCCACGCGGCGGCACCCATCCAGGACATGACGTTCGCGGACTGGCGCGAGGTGATGCGCGTGAACCTCGACGGCGCCTTCCTCACCACGCGCGAGGCCGCCCGCGTCTTCATCGAGCAGGGCACCGGCGGCTCGATGGTCGTGGTGTCCTCGACGATCTCCCGGTACGGCGGCGCGGGTCAGGCGTCCTACGCCGCCAGCAAGACCGCGCTGCTCGGCCTCGGCCGCACGCTGGCGGTCGAACTCGCGCGCCACCGCGTCCGGTGCAACATCCTGATCCCGGGCTGGACCCGGACGCCGCTGAACGCCCAGGCCCAGGCCAGCGAGAAGTTTCTGGCCGCGACGACGGCGCGCACGCCGGTCCGGCGCTGGGCCGACCCCGAGGAGTTCGAGGCGGTCGCCCCGTTCCTCGCGGACCCCAGTCTGACCTTCCACACCGGCAACGAGATCGTCGTCGACGGCGGCTACACGATCTTCTGA
- a CDS encoding MarR family winged helix-turn-helix transcriptional regulator encodes MAEDSDAIGWMRARWEARGAPAPAQFAALFSVLRASALMTEEVDRVLKEQGLTRTGYMVMITLQASDGASRPLGQLSKRLLVHPTTVTMVIDQLENAGLVARRPHPTDRRTVLAELTPEGDETATRASKALAAVGFGLPGVDDATADRITADLRAVRRGLGDSK; translated from the coding sequence GTGGCCGAGGATTCCGACGCGATCGGGTGGATGCGCGCGCGGTGGGAGGCCCGCGGTGCGCCGGCTCCCGCCCAGTTCGCCGCCCTGTTCTCGGTGCTGCGCGCCTCGGCGCTGATGACCGAGGAGGTCGACCGCGTCCTCAAGGAGCAGGGCCTGACCCGCACCGGCTACATGGTGATGATCACGCTGCAGGCCTCTGACGGAGCGTCACGCCCGCTGGGTCAGCTGTCGAAGCGGCTGCTCGTGCACCCGACGACGGTCACGATGGTCATCGACCAGCTCGAGAACGCGGGCCTGGTGGCACGCCGGCCGCACCCGACGGACCGCCGGACGGTGCTCGCCGAGCTCACTCCCGAGGGCGACGAGACCGCGACCCGAGCGAGCAAGGCGCTGGCGGCCGTAGGGTTCGGGCTGCCCGGTGTCGACGACGCGACCGCGGACCGGATCACCGCCGACCTCCGCGCGGTGCGACGCGGCCTGGGTGACAGCAAGTAG